In Thauera aromatica K172, one DNA window encodes the following:
- a CDS encoding IS5 family transposase — MRGIDHKQNALFSYVNIEDRIAPDHPLRRIKTLADMVLRTMSPHFDALYAEGGRPSIAPERLLRASLLQCLFSIRSERALVEHIDFNMMFRWFVGLTLDEAVWDHSTFSANRERLLKESVMREFFGGVVAIAEWADLVSDEHFSVDGSLLRAWASHKSLMARDGSDEPPGPDQGRNPEVDFRGQKRSNKTHVSRTDPQALLASKGGAGAYLSFTTHALAENRNGLIVDVHTTQATGTAEREAALVMVKRTVKPADATREPTLAADRGYDTAEFIAALEPLGVLAHVAAKTKGSAVPVALKATEGYAVSLRRRKMIEEAFGWVKDIGTLRRLMARGLETIRAHALLNFAAYNLTRLGNLLAP, encoded by the coding sequence TTCAGCTACGTCAATATCGAAGATCGAATTGCCCCCGATCATCCGTTGCGCCGGATCAAGACGCTGGCCGATATGGTTTTGCGCACGATGTCGCCGCATTTCGATGCGCTCTATGCCGAGGGCGGGCGCCCCTCGATTGCGCCGGAACGCTTGCTGCGCGCGTCGTTGTTGCAATGCCTGTTTTCGATTCGCTCGGAGCGCGCACTGGTCGAGCATATCGACTTCAACATGATGTTCCGTTGGTTCGTCGGCCTGACGCTGGACGAGGCGGTATGGGATCACTCGACGTTCAGCGCCAATCGCGAACGGCTGCTCAAAGAGAGCGTGATGCGCGAATTCTTCGGCGGCGTGGTGGCGATTGCCGAGTGGGCAGATCTGGTCTCGGACGAGCATTTCAGTGTCGACGGTTCGCTGCTGCGGGCGTGGGCCTCGCACAAGAGCCTGATGGCGCGCGACGGCTCGGACGAACCACCGGGGCCGGACCAGGGGCGCAACCCCGAGGTGGACTTCCGAGGGCAGAAACGCTCGAACAAGACGCACGTCTCGCGCACCGACCCGCAGGCCTTGCTGGCCAGCAAAGGCGGCGCAGGTGCCTACCTGAGCTTCACGACTCATGCGCTGGCGGAGAACCGCAATGGGCTGATCGTCGATGTGCATACCACGCAGGCCACGGGCACCGCCGAGCGCGAGGCCGCGCTGGTGATGGTCAAGCGCACCGTGAAGCCGGCCGATGCGACGCGCGAACCGACGCTGGCCGCCGACCGGGGGTACGACACCGCCGAGTTCATCGCTGCGCTTGAGCCGCTGGGCGTGCTGGCGCACGTTGCCGCCAAAACCAAGGGTAGTGCCGTCCCCGTGGCGCTCAAGGCCACGGAGGGCTATGCGGTCAGCCTGCGTCGTCGAAAGATGATCGAAGAGGCGTTTGGCTGGGTGAAGGACATCGGCACGCTGCGCCGTCTGATGGCGCGCGGGCTGGAAACGATTCGCGCGCATGCGCTGCTCAATTTTGCCGCCTACAACCTGACGCGGCTGGGTAATTTGCTGGCGCCGTAA
- the tnpC gene encoding IS66 family transposase: protein MDSAAQLTAFDLPPELVQQVQRWVAQAADVTRLEAELKLSKIKIEALVHEIAVLKRLRFGASSEARAADMKDLFDETLAADLAACEARLEALRETPPEAPPASPRRPRAGRPALPAHLERIEHRHEPESCTCGQCGQDLVKIGEDVSEQLDIIPAKFFVHRHIRPQYACRRCETVSAAPVPAAIIDGGMAAPRLLAWVTVSKFVDHLPLYRIEQIAARSEVPLPRSTQAEWVGRIGVALAPLCDRLIERLREGNVLHADETPVEQLDPGRGKTKRAYLWAYRSNTLDADPPIVIFDYQPGRGGQYPQAFLKGWKGMLMVDDYGGYKALFGGDIGELACLAHARRKYFELHQANKSPVAAEALARIGELYALEEQARDVSVKVRAELRLQYAQPRLEAMYLWLVQTRKTVADGAALARAIDYSLKRWPALARYASRGDWPIDNNPIENAIRPIALGKKNWMFAGSEAAGKRAAVVQSLLATARANGFEPLTWLADTLEKLPTWPNSRIDELLPIRKQAAAQA from the coding sequence ATGGATTCCGCTGCGCAACTGACTGCTTTCGACCTGCCGCCCGAGCTCGTGCAGCAGGTTCAGAGGTGGGTCGCGCAGGCGGCTGATGTGACCCGCCTCGAAGCCGAACTCAAGCTGAGCAAGATCAAGATCGAAGCGCTGGTCCATGAGATCGCCGTGCTCAAGCGCCTGCGTTTCGGCGCCAGCAGTGAGGCCCGGGCGGCGGATATGAAGGATCTGTTCGACGAGACGCTCGCGGCCGATCTGGCCGCCTGCGAAGCCCGCCTCGAAGCGCTGCGCGAGACTCCGCCCGAGGCGCCGCCGGCGAGCCCGAGGCGCCCGCGTGCCGGACGGCCTGCGCTGCCGGCACACCTCGAGCGCATCGAACATCGCCACGAACCTGAATCGTGCACCTGTGGTCAGTGCGGGCAGGATCTGGTCAAGATCGGCGAGGACGTCTCCGAGCAGCTCGACATCATCCCGGCCAAATTCTTCGTCCATCGCCACATCCGCCCGCAGTACGCGTGCCGGCGCTGCGAGACGGTGTCGGCCGCGCCCGTGCCGGCGGCGATCATCGACGGCGGGATGGCTGCGCCGCGGCTGCTGGCGTGGGTGACGGTGAGCAAGTTCGTCGATCATTTGCCCCTGTACCGGATCGAGCAGATCGCCGCGCGCAGCGAGGTGCCGCTACCGCGCTCGACGCAGGCCGAGTGGGTCGGGCGGATCGGGGTGGCGCTCGCGCCGCTGTGCGATCGCCTGATCGAGCGCCTGCGCGAAGGCAACGTGTTGCATGCCGACGAAACCCCGGTCGAACAACTTGATCCGGGGCGCGGCAAGACCAAGCGGGCGTATCTGTGGGCCTACCGCAGCAACACACTCGATGCCGACCCGCCCATCGTCATCTTCGATTACCAGCCCGGTCGCGGCGGGCAATACCCCCAGGCCTTCCTGAAAGGCTGGAAGGGCATGCTCATGGTCGATGACTACGGGGGCTATAAGGCCCTGTTCGGTGGCGACATCGGAGAGCTTGCCTGTCTGGCGCACGCACGACGCAAGTACTTCGAGCTTCACCAGGCGAACAAGAGCCCGGTCGCGGCCGAGGCACTCGCGCGCATCGGCGAGTTGTACGCGCTCGAAGAGCAGGCCCGCGACGTTTCGGTCAAGGTGCGCGCCGAACTGCGACTGCAGTACGCGCAGCCGCGCCTGGAGGCGATGTACCTGTGGCTGGTGCAGACCCGCAAGACCGTGGCCGACGGTGCGGCGCTCGCCCGCGCCATCGACTACAGCTTGAAGCGCTGGCCGGCGCTCGCGCGCTATGCGAGTCGCGGCGATTGGCCGATCGACAATAACCCGATCGAGAACGCCATCCGGCCGATCGCCCTGGGCAAGAAGAATTGGATGTTTGCGGGCTCCGAAGCCGCCGGCAAGCGTGCCGCCGTGGTTCAATCCCTGCTCGCCACGGCGCGCGCCAATGGCTTCGAACCGCTGACCTGGCTTGCCGATACGCTCGAGAAGCTACCGACCTGGCCCAATAGCCGCATCGACGAACTGCTGCCGATCAGAAAGCAAGCGGCTGCGCAAGCGTAA
- the tnpB gene encoding IS66 family insertion sequence element accessory protein TnpB (TnpB, as the term is used for proteins encoded by IS66 family insertion elements, is considered an accessory protein, since TnpC, encoded by a neighboring gene, is a DDE family transposase.): protein MISPDQIWLAVEPIDMRLGIDGLSARLQNSLGRAPCDGSAYAFINRARTRLKVLVWDGTGVWLSQRRLHRGSFSWPRADNAVFALSAEQWQWLVAGVEWQRLSAAAPAHWQV, encoded by the coding sequence ATGATCTCGCCCGATCAGATCTGGCTGGCGGTCGAGCCGATCGACATGCGTCTGGGCATCGACGGCCTGTCGGCACGGTTGCAGAACAGCCTGGGGCGCGCCCCGTGCGACGGCAGTGCCTACGCCTTCATCAACCGGGCGCGCACGCGCCTGAAGGTGCTGGTGTGGGACGGCACCGGGGTGTGGTTGAGTCAGCGTCGCCTGCATCGGGGCAGCTTCAGCTGGCCCCGTGCCGACAACGCGGTGTTTGCGCTGTCGGCCGAGCAATGGCAGTGGCTCGTGGCGGGGGTCGAGTGGCAGCGCCTGAGCGCCGCGGCACCGGCCCACTGGCAGGTGTGA
- the mtnA gene encoding S-methyl-5-thioribose-1-phosphate isomerase — protein sequence MFVQPIPTLRREADTLVILDQTLLPFRSATVALASLEAAADAIRHMQVRGAPLIGATAAFGVALALARGRADDAVLEHALAVLGATRPTAVNLHWALARMADVLRPLSAPARCAAAWAEAEAIRADDAATCDAIGRHGLALIAAIAARRPGPVRLMTHCNAGWLATCGAGTALAPVYAAQAAGIAVEVVVSETRPRNQGLLTAWELRAAGVPHTLIADNAAGLLLMRGEVDLVITGADRVAANGDAANKVGTYLKALAAHAAGVPFYIAAPHSTLDFGCPDGRAIPIEDRGADEVCRIRGLAADATIAELSLAPPATRAANPAFDVTPAALIAGIVTERGIAAPGHLAALYPEQAR from the coding sequence ATGTTCGTACAACCGATTCCCACCCTGCGTCGCGAGGCCGACACGCTCGTCATCCTCGACCAGACCCTGCTGCCGTTCCGCAGCGCAACCGTCGCCCTCGCCTCCCTCGAAGCCGCCGCCGACGCGATCCGCCACATGCAGGTGCGCGGCGCGCCGCTGATCGGCGCCACCGCGGCCTTCGGCGTCGCTCTCGCCCTCGCCCGCGGCCGCGCCGACGACGCCGTGCTCGAACACGCCCTCGCCGTGCTCGGTGCCACCCGCCCGACCGCGGTCAATCTGCACTGGGCACTGGCGCGCATGGCCGACGTGCTGCGCCCGCTGTCGGCGCCCGCCCGCTGCGCCGCGGCCTGGGCCGAAGCCGAGGCGATCCGCGCCGACGACGCCGCGACCTGTGACGCCATCGGCCGCCATGGCCTGGCGCTGATCGCGGCGATCGCCGCCCGCCGTCCCGGCCCGGTGCGCCTGATGACCCACTGCAACGCCGGCTGGCTCGCCACCTGCGGCGCCGGCACCGCGCTCGCCCCGGTCTACGCCGCCCAGGCCGCCGGCATCGCGGTCGAGGTCGTGGTCAGCGAAACCCGCCCGCGCAACCAGGGCCTGCTCACCGCCTGGGAGCTGCGCGCGGCCGGCGTGCCGCACACGCTGATCGCCGACAACGCCGCCGGCCTGCTGCTGATGCGCGGCGAAGTCGACCTCGTGATCACCGGCGCCGACCGTGTCGCCGCCAACGGCGACGCCGCGAACAAGGTCGGCACCTATCTCAAGGCGCTCGCCGCGCACGCCGCCGGCGTGCCCTTCTACATCGCTGCGCCGCATTCGACGCTCGACTTCGGCTGCCCGGACGGCCGTGCGATCCCGATCGAGGACCGCGGCGCCGACGAGGTCTGCCGCATCCGCGGCCTCGCCGCCGACGCCACAATCGCCGAGCTCAGCCTCGCCCCCCCCGCCACCCGCGCCGCCAACCCGGCCTTCGACGTGACCCCAGCCGCGCTGATCGCCGGCATCGTCACCGAGCGCGGAATCGCCGCCCCCGGGCACCTCGCCGCGCTCTACCCGGAGCAGGCACGATGA
- a CDS encoding class II aldolase/adducin family protein, translating to MKAADLPALRDALLDTMRAMGEAHLNVGTAGNASVRLDEPRPDEGGHGRAPRMLITPSGLPVPRCTADDMVIVDANGSSLGALAPSSEWLLHRDLYAAFPAAGAILHAHAPFATALACQRLDIPPFHYMIARFGGPTIRCARYATFGTQALSDAAVAALHERNACLLANHGMVVFGRDLSHALALAIEFETLCEQYWRTLQLGNPVLLSAAEMAEVIERFRWYGKPRGAGTDSDH from the coding sequence ATGAAAGCGGCCGATCTCCCGGCGCTGCGCGACGCCCTCCTCGACACGATGCGGGCGATGGGCGAAGCCCATCTCAACGTCGGCACCGCCGGCAACGCCAGCGTGCGCCTGGACGAGCCCCGTCCCGATGAGGGCGGCCACGGCCGCGCGCCGCGCATGCTGATCACCCCCAGCGGACTGCCGGTGCCGCGCTGCACCGCCGACGACATGGTGATCGTCGACGCCAACGGCAGCTCCCTCGGCGCCCTCGCTCCATCCTCCGAGTGGCTGCTGCACCGCGACCTCTACGCCGCCTTTCCCGCCGCCGGCGCGATCCTCCACGCTCACGCCCCATTCGCCACCGCGCTCGCCTGCCAGCGCCTCGACATCCCGCCCTTCCACTACATGATCGCGCGCTTCGGCGGGCCGACCATCCGCTGCGCGCGCTACGCCACCTTCGGCACCCAGGCCTTGTCGGACGCCGCGGTGGCCGCGCTGCACGAGCGCAACGCCTGCCTGCTGGCCAACCACGGCATGGTCGTGTTCGGCCGCGACCTCAGCCATGCGCTCGCGCTCGCGATCGAATTCGAAACCCTGTGCGAGCAGTACTGGCGCACCCTCCAGCTCGGCAACCCGGTGCTGCTGTCGGCGGCGGAAATGGCAGAGGTGATCGAGCGCTTTCGCTGGTACGGCAAGCCGCGCGGGGCAGGTACGGATTCGGATCATTGA
- a CDS encoding type II toxin-antitoxin system HigB family toxin, whose product MSTLRAFWELHPDAEQPLKAWYEEATLASWTQPADIKAQYRSASVLKNRRVVFNIKGNDYRLIVAIAYKLQIVYVKFVGTHKEYDAVDAETVEMA is encoded by the coding sequence GTGTCCACCCTTCGAGCATTTTGGGAACTGCACCCTGATGCCGAGCAGCCACTGAAGGCTTGGTACGAGGAAGCGACGCTCGCATCCTGGACCCAGCCCGCCGACATCAAAGCGCAGTACCGCAGCGCCAGCGTGCTGAAGAACCGTCGTGTGGTCTTCAACATCAAAGGCAATGACTATCGACTGATCGTAGCCATTGCTTACAAGTTACAGATCGTCTACGTGAAGTTCGTCGGCACCCACAAGGAGTACGACGCTGTCGACGCAGAAACCGTTGAAATGGCCTGA
- a CDS encoding helix-turn-helix domain-containing protein, with protein MDIRPIHTEADYKATLKEISALMESDPDLGTPEGDRLDILATLVQAYEARHVPITAPDPVEAIKFRMDQSGLSVKDLEPIIGKSNRVYEVLSRKRPLTLAMIRRLHKSLGIPADVLIAETATG; from the coding sequence ATGGACATCCGCCCTATCCACACCGAAGCAGACTACAAGGCCACGCTCAAAGAGATTTCGGCCTTGATGGAGTCCGACCCTGATCTGGGCACGCCGGAGGGTGATCGCCTGGACATCCTAGCCACACTGGTGCAGGCCTACGAGGCCAGGCACGTTCCCATTACTGCGCCGGATCCGGTGGAAGCCATCAAATTCCGGATGGATCAGAGCGGGCTGTCCGTCAAAGATCTTGAGCCCATCATTGGCAAGAGCAACCGCGTCTACGAAGTCCTGAGCCGCAAGCGCCCGCTCACGCTGGCCATGATCCGCAGATTGCACAAGAGTCTGGGCATCCCGGCCGATGTGCTGATTGCGGAGACGGCTACAGGGTGA
- a CDS encoding NAD(P)-dependent oxidoreductase translates to MKVGFIGLGVMGAPMARHLLAAGHELALWARRPQAAAFVAEGVPVCATPAALAARSEVVITMVTASADVEALAFGAHGLAEGFSPGAVHVDMSTIAPASARMLAARYAERGVGWVDAPVSGGAQGAHEASLAIMAGAEAATLERVRPLLAVLGRRIVHIGPPGAGQVAKACNQMIMVSTIQACAEAVRLAAVHGVDVAAVRSALMGGSAGSRVLEVMGQRMVERDFGAGIEARLHHKDFALLMDEAARLGAPLPVAAQVWQQLNALMGAGWGREDTSSLLRVLEGGRG, encoded by the coding sequence ATGAAAGTGGGTTTTATCGGGCTGGGCGTGATGGGTGCGCCGATGGCGCGCCACCTGCTCGCTGCCGGCCATGAACTCGCGCTGTGGGCGCGGCGGCCGCAAGCGGCGGCGTTCGTTGCCGAAGGGGTGCCAGTGTGCGCGACCCCGGCCGCGCTCGCGGCGCGCAGCGAAGTCGTCATCACCATGGTCACCGCCAGCGCCGATGTCGAGGCGCTGGCGTTCGGGGCGCACGGGCTGGCCGAGGGCTTCAGCCCCGGCGCGGTCCATGTCGACATGAGCACGATCGCGCCGGCGAGCGCGCGCATGCTCGCCGCCCGCTATGCCGAGCGCGGCGTGGGCTGGGTCGATGCGCCGGTATCGGGCGGGGCGCAGGGCGCGCACGAGGCGAGCCTGGCGATCATGGCCGGCGCCGAGGCGGCGACGCTGGAGCGGGTGCGCCCGCTGCTCGCGGTGCTGGGGCGGCGCATCGTCCATATCGGCCCGCCCGGCGCCGGGCAGGTGGCCAAGGCGTGCAACCAGATGATCATGGTCAGCACGATCCAGGCCTGCGCCGAGGCCGTCCGCCTTGCCGCTGTGCACGGCGTCGATGTCGCCGCGGTGCGCAGTGCGCTGATGGGCGGTTCGGCAGGGTCGCGGGTGCTCGAGGTGATGGGGCAGCGCATGGTCGAGCGCGACTTCGGCGCCGGCATCGAGGCCCGCCTGCACCACAAGGATTTCGCCCTCCTGATGGACGAGGCTGCCCGGCTCGGGGCGCCGCTGCCGGTGGCGGCGCAGGTCTGGCAACAGCTCAACGCGCTGATGGGCGCGGGCTGGGGGCGGGAGGACACCTCCAGCCTGCTGCGCGTGCTCGAAGGCGGGCGTGGCTGA
- a CDS encoding NAD(P)-dependent oxidoreductase, whose protein sequence is MDVGFIGLGLMGRPMALNLLKAGHTVQVWSRRRESMQPLLDAGAGDCASAAELARRAPVTISMVADAPDVEEVVLGPSGVADGAGAGHLHIDMSTIAPAAAQSIAARLAQRGITALDAPVSGGEGGAIGATLTIMVGGEAAACARARPLFEAMGQSITRVGEAGAGQVAKACNQILTGVGVAAVAEALNFARKSGVDGGKVREALLGGFAASRILENHGQRMLERNFRPGFKAWMHHKDMRIVLDEAQRLGLALPSTAAAAQMYAAMVGSGLGEEDSVAMLKLLERMSGAAGE, encoded by the coding sequence ATGGATGTCGGATTCATCGGGCTGGGCCTCATGGGGCGACCCATGGCGCTCAACCTCCTCAAGGCCGGGCACACGGTGCAGGTGTGGAGCCGGCGGCGCGAATCGATGCAGCCCCTCCTCGACGCCGGGGCGGGCGATTGCGCCAGCGCCGCGGAACTCGCCCGCCGGGCGCCGGTGACGATCAGCATGGTCGCCGATGCGCCTGACGTCGAAGAGGTCGTGCTCGGCCCGTCCGGAGTGGCGGACGGGGCGGGCGCAGGCCACCTGCACATCGACATGAGCACCATCGCCCCCGCGGCGGCGCAGTCGATCGCCGCGCGCCTGGCACAGCGCGGCATCACCGCGCTCGATGCGCCGGTCTCCGGGGGCGAGGGCGGGGCGATAGGCGCCACGCTGACGATCATGGTCGGCGGCGAGGCGGCGGCCTGCGCGCGCGCCCGTCCCCTGTTCGAAGCCATGGGGCAGTCGATCACCCGCGTCGGCGAGGCCGGCGCCGGCCAGGTCGCCAAGGCGTGCAACCAGATCCTCACCGGAGTCGGGGTCGCCGCGGTCGCCGAGGCGCTCAACTTCGCGCGCAAGAGCGGCGTCGACGGCGGCAAGGTGCGCGAGGCCCTGCTCGGCGGTTTCGCCGCCTCGCGCATCCTGGAGAACCACGGCCAGCGCATGCTCGAGCGCAACTTCCGCCCCGGGTTCAAGGCCTGGATGCACCACAAGGACATGCGCATCGTCCTCGACGAGGCCCAGCGCCTCGGCCTGGCGCTGCCGTCGACCGCGGCGGCGGCGCAGATGTATGCGGCGATGGTCGGCAGCGGCCTGGGCGAGGAGGATTCGGTGGCCATGCTCAAGCTGCTCGAGCGCATGAGCGGCGCTGCGGGCGAGTGA
- the ybiB gene encoding DNA-binding protein YbiB — protein sequence MKYGAIIKEIGRGAKGARALDAATAAALFGDILDGTVPALELGAILISFRLKGESLDELVGFKQAMDARTAQLAVPAGPRCVVLPTYNGARRQPNLMPLVALLLARSGVPVLIQGRHDFDARVSPFELLAALELHPAADPAAASAQLAARRIACLGVDQLLPGLDALLALRLRLGVRASGHTVAKLLDPCRGRSVRVVAVTHPEYLERMDAFLRADRARAMLLRGTEGEIYANPRRCPEMKTYVDGEAAIGVAAETGGAPPLETLPGTPSVADNAALIRAMLAGDVPVPGPITAQVAALKALAEN from the coding sequence ATGAAATACGGCGCAATCATCAAGGAAATCGGGCGGGGCGCCAAGGGCGCGCGCGCGCTCGATGCGGCCACCGCGGCCGCGCTGTTCGGCGACATCCTCGACGGCACGGTCCCGGCGCTCGAGCTGGGCGCGATCCTGATCAGCTTCCGCCTGAAGGGCGAGTCGCTCGACGAACTGGTCGGCTTCAAGCAGGCGATGGACGCGCGCACCGCGCAGCTCGCCGTGCCCGCGGGGCCGCGCTGCGTGGTGCTGCCGACCTACAACGGCGCCCGCCGCCAGCCCAACCTGATGCCGCTGGTGGCCCTGCTGCTGGCGCGCAGCGGGGTGCCGGTGCTGATCCAGGGGCGGCACGACTTCGACGCCCGGGTGAGCCCGTTCGAGCTCCTCGCTGCGCTCGAGTTGCATCCGGCCGCCGACCCGGCCGCCGCTTCGGCGCAGCTCGCGGCCCGGCGCATCGCCTGCCTCGGCGTGGACCAGCTGCTGCCGGGACTGGACGCGCTGCTCGCGCTGCGCCTCCGCCTGGGCGTGCGCGCCAGCGGCCACACCGTCGCCAAGCTGCTCGACCCCTGCCGCGGACGCAGCGTGCGGGTGGTTGCGGTAACCCATCCCGAATACCTCGAGCGGATGGACGCCTTCCTCCGCGCCGACCGGGCGCGTGCGATGCTGCTGCGCGGCACCGAGGGCGAGATCTACGCCAACCCGCGGCGCTGCCCGGAGATGAAGACCTATGTGGACGGTGAAGCGGCGATCGGCGTCGCCGCTGAAACCGGCGGCGCGCCTCCGCTCGAGACCCTCCCCGGCACGCCCTCTGTGGCCGACAACGCGGCGCTGATCCGCGCCATGCTCGCCGGCGACGTCCCGGTCCCGGGGCCGATCACCGCCCAGGTCGCGGCCCTGAAGGCGCTGGCGGAGAATTGA
- a CDS encoding pirin family protein, which produces MNAVNPFPTPPAALRRPRTVERLVTGRPTSDGAGVKLTRVLTQGLQKRLDPFLMLDAFGSDRADDYIAGFPDHPHRGFETVTYMIAGRMLHRDSAGHEGLLESGGVQWMTAGRGVIHSEIPQQQEEGRMEGFQLWLNLPAKDKMSAPWYRDFAAAALPRFTTAAGVEVVVIAGESQGVQGAVSREATAPLYLDLRLPAGATFSQALPPGHNAFLYVYRGELAVGGTAVPVRTMAILGNEAGSDGVVVEAVKGGVETRALLIAGRPLNEPIAQYGPFVMNTEQEIYRAVADYRAGRLGD; this is translated from the coding sequence ATGAATGCCGTGAATCCGTTTCCGACCCCGCCAGCGGCGCTTCGCCGTCCGCGCACGGTCGAGCGCCTGGTCACCGGCCGGCCCACGTCCGACGGCGCCGGGGTCAAGCTCACCCGGGTACTGACCCAGGGGCTGCAAAAGCGTCTCGATCCCTTCCTGATGCTTGACGCTTTCGGCAGCGACCGCGCCGACGACTACATCGCCGGCTTTCCCGACCATCCGCATCGCGGTTTCGAGACCGTCACCTACATGATCGCCGGGCGCATGCTGCACCGCGACAGCGCCGGCCACGAAGGCCTGCTCGAGAGCGGCGGCGTGCAGTGGATGACCGCCGGGCGCGGCGTGATCCACTCCGAGATCCCGCAGCAGCAGGAAGAAGGGCGGATGGAAGGCTTCCAGCTGTGGCTGAACCTGCCGGCGAAGGACAAGATGAGCGCCCCCTGGTATCGTGATTTCGCCGCCGCGGCGCTGCCGCGCTTTACCACCGCGGCCGGGGTGGAAGTGGTCGTGATCGCCGGCGAAAGCCAGGGCGTGCAGGGCGCGGTCAGCCGCGAGGCCACCGCGCCGCTCTACCTCGACCTCCGGCTGCCGGCCGGGGCTACGTTCAGCCAGGCGCTGCCGCCCGGACACAACGCCTTCCTCTACGTCTACCGGGGGGAACTGGCGGTGGGCGGCACCGCCGTGCCGGTGCGCACCATGGCGATCCTCGGCAACGAAGCCGGCAGCGACGGCGTGGTGGTCGAAGCTGTGAAAGGAGGCGTCGAAACCCGTGCGCTGCTGATCGCCGGGCGGCCGCTGAACGAACCGATCGCCCAGTACGGCCCCTTCGTGATGAATACCGAGCAGGAAATCTACCGCGCCGTCGCCGACTACCGTGCCGGGCGCCTGGGGGACTGA
- a CDS encoding FMN-dependent NADH-azoreductase: protein MKILQINGSARSEAGNSTRIARDIVARLQAENPQAEVVERDLARAPAPVIDETALGALFTPAEQRTPEQAARVAASDALIAEVQAADVIVLGVPMYNFGISTQLKNWIDAIARVGVTFRYTENGPEGLLGGKKVFVAFARGGRYRGTPADTQTPYLQTLFGFLGITDVRFIYAEGLNMGEEAVKQGFAEAEADIVAALS from the coding sequence ATGAAGATTCTGCAGATCAACGGCAGCGCCCGTTCCGAAGCCGGCAACTCCACCCGGATCGCCCGTGACATCGTCGCCCGCCTGCAGGCGGAGAACCCGCAGGCCGAAGTCGTCGAGCGCGACCTCGCCCGCGCTCCGGCGCCGGTGATCGACGAGACCGCGCTCGGGGCGCTGTTTACCCCCGCCGAACAGCGTACCCCCGAGCAGGCCGCCCGCGTGGCTGCGAGCGATGCGCTGATCGCCGAAGTCCAGGCCGCCGATGTCATCGTGCTCGGCGTGCCGATGTACAACTTCGGCATCTCGACCCAGCTCAAGAACTGGATCGACGCCATCGCCCGCGTCGGCGTCACTTTCCGCTATACCGAGAACGGCCCGGAAGGCCTGCTCGGGGGCAAGAAAGTGTTCGTCGCCTTCGCCCGCGGCGGCCGTTACCGCGGCACCCCGGCCGATACCCAGACGCCCTACCTGCAGACCCTGTTCGGTTTCCTCGGCATCACCGACGTGCGCTTCATCTACGCCGAAGGCCTGAACATGGGCGAAGAGGCGGTGAAGCAGGGCTTCGCCGAAGCCGAGGCCGACATCGTCGCTGCGCTGAGCTGA